In one window of Bos taurus isolate L1 Dominette 01449 registration number 42190680 breed Hereford chromosome 15, ARS-UCD2.0, whole genome shotgun sequence DNA:
- the OR4A2M gene encoding olfactory receptor family 4 subfamily A member 2M, with amino-acid sequence MEQRKNVTEFVLLGLTQSVQGQGILFVVFLFIYIVTMVGNLLIVLTVVLSPTLDSPMYFFLGYLSFMDAFYSTSITPNTIIDLLYEKKTISFQACMTQLFTEHLFSGAEVFLLVFMAYDRYLAICKPLHYLTIMNQRVCVLMLLLAWVGGFLHALLHIIFFYNLPFCGPNVIDHFACDTYPLLKLACTDTHITAVTVVANDGAICVTIFTLLLVSYGVILRSLKNLSQEGKRKALSTCGSHITVVVLFFVPCIFTYVRPPVTLPIDKCFAVFYTIVTPMLNPLIYTLRNGEMQNAMKKLWIRRKQ; translated from the coding sequence ATGgaacaaaggaaaaatgtaaCTGAGTTTGTCCTCTTGGGGCTCACTCAGAGTGTCCAGGGGCAGGGAATTTTATTTGTCGTGTTCTTGTTCATCTACATCGTGACCATGGTGGGCAACCTACTCATTGTCCTGACTGTAGTACTCAGCCCAACATTGGATTCCCCTATGTACTTCTTTCTTGGCTACTTATCATTTATGGATGCTTTTTATTCTACTTCAATCACCCCAAATACAATTATAGACTTACTCTATGAGAAGAAAACCATTTCATTTCAAGCTTGCATGACCCAGCTTTTTACAGAGCATCTATTTAGTGGTGCTGAGGTTTTTCTCCTGGTTttcatggcctatgaccgctacctggccatctgcaagcccttGCATTATTTGACAATCATGAATCAGAGAGTGTGTGTTCTGATGCTGCTATTGGCTTGGGTTGGTGGGTTTTTACATGCTCTACTTCATATCATTTTCTTTTACAACCTTCCGTTCTGTGGCCCTAATGTCATTGACCACTTTGCGTGTGACACGTATCCTTTGTTAAAACTGGCCTGCACAGACACCCACATTACTGCCGTCACAGTGGTTGCCAACGATGGGGCGATCTGTGTGACCATTTTCACACTCTTACTTGTCTCCTACGGGGTCATTCTGCGCTCTTTGAAGAATCTCAGTCAGGAAGGGAAGCGTAAAGCCTTGTCCACCTGTGGCTCCCACATTACAGTGGTGGTCCTCTTCTTCGTGCCCTGTATTTTTACGTATGTGAGACCTCCTGTTACCTTACCCATTGATAAATGCTTCGCTGTGTTTTACACCATTGTcacccccatgctgaaccctctAATCTATACTCTGAGAAATGGAGAGATGCAAAATGCCATGAAAAAGCTCTGGATCAGAAGAAAACAATGA